The Solenopsis invicta isolate M01_SB chromosome 1, UNIL_Sinv_3.0, whole genome shotgun sequence DNA segment CTACGAGTTATGAAAGATGTTACAAATCAAGACCGTAATTTATGAATTGTGCTCGAAACGGCGATTCAAATTTAATCGACACTGGCCAACTCTGTACTTCATCGCACTGTGTGATTTAAtcaatttgttcaatttaaacaTGACTTATCGCGTTTAACTGTTTGCTCTACTTCAACACGTGCGTGCCTACGGGGTGGTCTTGTGTTATAGTAAAGGTTGGGCTTCTTGGCTCGTGGCTCGGTTGGTTACGTGGTGGTGTTCGCCTAAAGGCACTCTGTTTATATCTAGATTGGTGAAACAGATCCTCCTTTATTTCCCCAACTGCCCGTACGGGTCTGCTAAATTACTCACGTATTGCGCGGCGTGACCTGTCGCCGGGAATTCGGCCCATTTCGACAAGTCGATGCCGGGTAGAATACCACTGCGACATGGGACTCGAGGGTTTCTGTTACGACAATTGAGAcattattcattttaatcattaaaaagaagcaatttctttaaaaatcttttaggataaaataaaaattgaagtaaagtacataggaaaaaaaattgttaatataatagctaaaataaataaataaataataaataaatcatatctAGGACATATCAATAGTAACAATAAGTACATGTTATAGATTCTTCATATTAAATGAAATGAACAGTTATGATACTATAGTTgcgaatataatttttctttgatctCTGTACTCATGAATTAGAATGTTATTtcgtgttatttaaaaattttttaatatttttattcagtaAATCGTTACTTATTGTTATGCCGTATAAATTGTATCCACTTACATTTCGTGATCGGGAAGAACCATTGGATAGATTTGTATCGTATCGATAAGATCGGTATTGTCGCAGATCAATCTGGCCAGTTTCGACTTTCGAATTTCGTTCAGTTGTTCTAGAAAAGTGAGAgcaaaattttagaaagtaCCACTTCGCTACATATCGAATGGCTGTCGCGAGTCCTTGATTCACACGACTCCCACCGGGAAGAGAATTCGAAAGGGTCTTACCGAGAGTGAAGGACGACGGCTGGTTCGGCAGCTCGTACCAGAATCTGTCGCCGCGGCGCGAATGACTGAACTGCGTGGCAATTAGGCAGGCGAAGGTTGGTCCGAGCATGCTACCCGGAAGCGGTCTTTCGGATACGCCGCCTGACCATAAATCGACGTCCGAGGGATGTCTGAAAAGGAGTGCGACCAAAATGAAGCCGTTATTTTTGAATACGCTATATTTAGTACGATTGGTCCGTTGACTGAATAATGAGATACAAAACTTGATCGATTGGCCTTTCGGTACGCCGAAGGTTCCGCTCTGCCGGCTTTTACAGATGTGTAATACTTACTCGAAAATAGTGCTGTATCGTCTGACAGTTTCATTCGGCATGGAACCGAACAGTTCTTCGAAGGTGTTCGCTACGGGCAGGCCGCAGTACTTTCTAGAATTTACAAAATCACGAAATTATAGGTCATTAAGAACTTTTTTTGATGATTTGAATTTTctaattgttagaaaaaatgagTTTTCTCGATGACTAAATTCTTCgttgattttattatcattcaGCTTTACTTCTGTTCATTCCTCTGTACTGTTTCATTTATCTTGTGTATGTAGTGTACAATAAAACGGAACTTAGAAGATTATTATTGCGGAACACAGATATCCCTCTAACTGCAGTTAGTTAAACAAGTTTATTACTACAAATGCATCATAACTTACCTAAACTCCATGTAACTTGGAATACCAAACTCGCGACCGCGTTGCATGTTAAAGGATACCAAATCCAATCCGAATTTTGCTCCCACTTTTTTGAACAGATGATTCGTTACCTATAAAGGATAAACCGTGTAGTAATAAAAGCATAGttgcacattttatttgtattaatcatTGCTTTACTTCTTGTGTTATGGAATCATCCATAGCTTGAGCAACTTGGTTCATCAAGCCCATGAAATATTCGTCGAATACACCAGCCCTATACAAATCGTAAGGCCGTCTTATCAAATCTGAGAGTCTCTTTGAAGCTGCAAACGTaaacaaagatatttaaaattagatttgaaagaaaacgaattaaatattctaaaagtgGATTAAAATCATGTTAACATGTGtcttcataatattaaatattttagtaacacagttttaaaaacaaaatttaatttgtttttttaaatgaatgaaattttattatttatttagaatttaaaatgtATCTATTTTTAGAGAAGAAAAGCTGTTAGTCtaagatttcaaaattttcagagaatttaTGAGACACATAATTTCTGATATGATCTGTTTGCGTAATGTAACCTTGTAGTACAATTATTATTGTCGCTTACCAATAAATTTGTGAGCTTTGCTCCATCGTTCTACAGCCGTGGGCAATAGCGAGTGACCGAATCTAAAGGCAGCAGCGGCGAAAGCGTCTATTACGCCTGGATTTATGTTCGGATCATATCCATCCCAGTAtctctataaaaaattgatattttaacgTATCAGTGCTGTTACTGTTGTTATTATCGTTTATCAAAGGCTGTCCAACGAAcggcaaaaaataaatagaagatATATATCGTTAAATCTCATTTATTACAGCAACCtacaattattagaaatttttatttgtgcagaaatgaattattttaacgatCGAAGTTATGTTCATTTACACAGCGACAAATTATGTCTTTTTACATGTCATTTACGCATAAATATTCACGCATGTTTCAATTTTCCTTTCAGTGTCATCAGTTCAACTTACTTCCTTCTCGAGGAGAAGTCCGAATTTCTCCATGACATCTTTGCCGAGTAATATCGGGAGGAACTCGTTATAAGTGATGTGTTGGATTTCCGCGATGACGATGCGCCTAGCTTCCTGGAAGAGAATCTCGTCGTCCCAGTGTGGATTCACGATGGCCAACGCTTTGGCGAGCCGGTTATGCTCTCGCGCCAGCAAAGTGTGCATACAGGTAAGTACCAGCTGTTCGTTTACACGAATTTCACCTATAAGTAACAAAAGTGACCCATACAATATTAATTCTATCAGAGATTCTAAAATGATGATTAGTTCTTGGGCTTGAAGATGGATAACGCGATTTCATGAAAAGAATCTGATAATTTTCCTAGTagttaaatatactttaatcaGCTTaagagatttattaaatattaaacctaAATTTCATACGTCATGATTCATTGAATTATGTAGTATAAAAGATAAAGGCTGTGATGCGCATAAATATAAGCCAAATAAAAGTCTGACGAGAGTTTGAACGTAAAAAGAGTATTTTCgtaatatattctaatattcaaAGTGCATATTGGAAATATATAAGGAATTCAATTGGAAAGTACAGATAATAAGAAAGTAAAGAATATAATTGCGTTATCGTACgagtatttaagtatttatagaTTTGTATTAGCCTTGATTTGATTTGTTATTATTCTCTTAAGTTCCGTTGCATAATACATTATGACAACGATCCATTCCATTTAAAGAGCCCATGAATTACAATACGATTTTTATTAGACGTATCGTACATAGCgttaatttagtaatttattagcTATTATACTGGGTAACTTTAATTAGGTCAAATGATTTAAGTAGAGATGACTGAATAATGATAAAGCTTCCAAGAGTGTAATACCTTCGCCATCGGGGCGTATCGCTGCATTCTTGTATTAATAACAAAGATAGAAACAAGAGAAATTTTCATATCTATCTTATCTAATCACATGTGAATAAtagacataatttaatttaatgagcCGACGTACggatttaaaagtaaaaaaaaaaaatgtttactgaTATTGGTTACCGCATAAACCTTTGTTCAGACAAACAGATAAATAACAAGTATTGCAGCACgggcaattttttttctattttctttttaaatatttctatgacTTTAAAAGTCGACGTCCTTGCGTCGCAGCCGTTCCCTTTCTCACCCGTATCGTATCGATTGGCGTGCTGATAATCACGCGATACCAATACGGTGCCTACCGGTGATAGCAAAAGTGTGCATTAAGTCGATTATACCATACCATCCAAAATTCCgaaaaacttaaataatgaCAGCCAATCTCAAGCAGCAATTGATTTTTCCGTAACATGCGATTAACGTAAGTACAGGGTACGAATGATGTTGCCGCCGAATGCTCGTACGATTGACGTACGGGAGATTTATGGTTCAAGCACGCTGTGGCCTCCGGGTCCCAGGTATCTCGGATGATTTATGGAATTGGTGCGCGCGATAAGTGCACATCGATTATCGCCGCGATCAAGTTGTTTTGTCTCACGAAATCACCGATCGGATTCACTGTACATATCGTTGGAAGGTTACGCGGGTGATCGACGAATTGACGTGGGAAAATGACTTCTGGACGGGTGAATGAGACGTGTGGGTGCTAGGTAAAATCGATCTGGACAGTCAAGCGCGATCATCTCGGGAGAAAGAGAGCGATAGGCACTTAATAAACGGCACCGCGAAAAGGCAGTAACGAGCGTGACTTACTGCTCCATTGTTCTCGTACTATCGAACGCAGAAAAAGCTTCAGAAATTAGAATAGTTACATTAGTGCGGCTATGCTCGACCCAGACTGACTCGTGTATTGTTCGTTCATTGTGAATTCAAATGAATACCGTCGAGTTATTAGTCCGCGCCCTGTATTGCGTTTTGAAGCTACGTTTATCACTTTGCGAAAGTCTTCTAAAGCAATAGCGAAGCGATTGATTTGTCATGACTGTAATCTATGTTATACCACGTAGGTATATACAAGAATGCAACAATGGAATAATGCATGATACGGAAAAAAATtgggaaaatataatatattacaaggAATCTTTTAaaactatcaaaatattttgtttaaattttaaaatatttaaattttaatattaaataatcttcaTTTAAACACTTCAATGTTAAAGTAAcgttttttaaatctaattctacactgagaaaaaaattttttgaaaaactaatATTCaatccgatacgttcaactaaacattgggtcaacaattatttagttgtataaaaaaaaggtataatttatttgtgtaaaaaaattatgtcaactaaaccaactcaatatttaattgaacatatcgaatgaaatattttactttttcattaaattttttttttcagtggtaatattggtttaaaaaatgttcattgAATATAGAATACTTGAATATGTTTGTTTTTgctacataaaaatataaattaccaGCTTCGAAGCAGTACATTGATCGGTTTGGTCGAGTACATCCTTCGTCCGGTATATCCAACTTTAGCGGCAATAGATCCTTCAGACCATATTCTGCAAAGACTGGATTCATTCGCAATAATCCACCATAGCCCGTTCGAAGTTTTCTAAAaagcgaaataaaaatatatcattatcTTGAGAATACTGCGTAATATCCATGtgatatataataacatatttaatattttctttaatatttctgttttatgtTATATGACAAGACTTGAGATTTCATGGAAGTTAGTCCGATAGAGCCTCCCAGAATTATTTACGATTGGGAcaagtatttttacttttttaaaaaaaatctagataGAAAggaatacatattatttatagacGTAAGAGATATATGTAGCAGCCTGTGATGTCACACGAGAGAATGTGAAGTCCAGGAGGATTGAGCAATCGCGAGGTTTGATCGCATCATGCGAACATGGTAGAAAGTGCGAAGAACACGAGAGCACGTGCCCGAGTGTTGAAAAATGCAGAACAACGCAATGCTGATTTATTGTCCTCTGTGATGTAACAGAGGTACACGTATGTACCGTTTTGAAGCGGAACGAAATTCGCTTCGCCAAGTGCACGTGCAGGGATCCATAAAAGGCAAAAACCGACTTACGCACCCCTAGAGAACAACCGGTGACTGCTAGTACTTGATGCTGTATTACTTTACACCTtgataaagtataaataacTGCAATAGTTTATcatttcttttctaaatttgGATACGTTTATATGCAAAgtgtttgtttttcttttaactcaattcaattttaaaaatttttgatgaattGGTACGTTTATCTACCGCAAAATCAACTTTTCCAATTCGTCCAATTAGTTCGATAGTGCGATAAATTATTCCATAAGCATTtgagaataattatttcatgttACTATTTAAGTTGAAAGCACATTATTATGATTTACCTAGCAAACGCTTCTGTGATGCCATAAACCGTATTACCATCCAATACACCCGTAAGAAGATTGAAAGGTACTCGGGAGCCAAGGCGGCAACCAGGTCGGACGGCAGGAAAAGCGCGAACGAAGTCCATGCATTGCACGTTGAACAGTCTGTAGAAATAGTCGTCCTCCGGTATAAAGATCTCGTTGCAATAAGGATTCTTCAGGTGTGGCGGCCGACCACAGCATTCTTCCGGGTCGTTTCGGTTCAGAGGGTCTGCAAACACGATGATAGCAGAATAGATACGTAATGATAGCAGAAAGCGATATCGTTTCGATCACGCACACTTGATCCATACTCCGCGTGCGGGGAATATCAGTATTCACGATTGAATGGAACGTTACGAATGCCGACTGTTTTTTTCGGCTGTCGCAATCTCAATCGTATTAGACGAGATAAAATCGACACCATTAGTATGAATTATTCTCTCTCATAGAAATACGCATACGTGTGAGATTGTTCGGATTGCAttcttaaattctaatttatttttacttttgaaaacaatttgatAATTAGCATGGAGTATCGCGAGTTATTTCAGAGAATGGCGCGATCATAAGTCTGTCAATGGGTTTGCCAATTGCTGGTTGACACATTGCGGTAAGTGATCCCGAGCCGAAGAGCATCCGCTCGAAGACGTCACGGACACGTGATCGGTTTATCCGAGCAATGATCGTTCGCTTTCTCTCGTAGTTACCCTCCTTTCGATATATACGGTAAACGTTCAACATGGAAGGGCGTTCTATGAGCGATCTATGATGCGCATGTATCAAATATCTCGGTACAGTTGCTCCGACGCAACTTGAGCAATCAGTTCGTCGACGATCGAGAGGCTCGCTTTCTAATTTCTATTCTAGTTGCATGATTGAATCAGCGGGTTTTAATCATTATGGCATGAAGCTGACAGAAGAGCTATTCGTAGCTTTTTGTTGTTGCTTTCTCTAAAATTCGTTATATATCACAGTTGGCTATTAGAATCATACATTATAATGATCgccatttattaaagaattcaCTTCTCCTTATTTGTTAAATTAgacaaaatgatttttgttggaatgaaaaaaaaacggaaaattTTGCTATAGcaaattagtaattaaattttttcataattattatttttcttagaaaatatGTAATCTTGATGAGCCTTTGCATTTGTTTTctttcacagaaaaaaaattagcatcAAATCAACAACTTGttgtttcatatgtaagcaataatataaaacttgaaaaaatttgataatcttaaacagaaaacgaaattaaattgaagaaattttgtttctaataaacaaattatgggatctgtgaagttggcacgatattttattaatatgaaaaacttACATAATGTTCTAGTAGTATTCTTCATAGTGCCCAAGttccttataaaaataacgaggagttcttattttttattctcctccctccaaaaaaaaaaaacaaaaatgaaaaaaatgtgttaactTTGCGAATCTAGCACTTTATCCTATACAGtacaagaaaacaataaatattagtacattTGACAAAAGTTCTAGTTAGTACTATCGGAGTTCTATCGATAAttgcgatttttaaaaaattcacacgattaaatttttttacactaaaatattaaacatgtgACACTTGGAAAAAatgtactatttatttattgtagttCTAGCGACAGTTCTCGCCAGTTTTGGCAGAGTTTTAtgctatacaattatttttaaaaatagttctggcaattgtatttcttaaaatacgtttttaaatatacgaaCCACCACACTTGGACATTGCGAGAAATAGGTAGCTTTTTATTCAAGAGTACCACTCGGAAAATAGGTGTATACCGGATTACAAGACTTCAAGATTTTTTACTTCAAGACTTCTGACTTCAAGATTTCACCGGACTACACGGACTGTcatggacttcatcggactacgtcGGAATTCATCGAATTACATCGGATTTTATTGGACTTTGTCGAAATTCATTggattttacaagattttatcGGACTTCTTGAACTTCATGAATTGTCATGGACTTTATCGGACTATGTTGGATTTTACgggactttattggatttcaccGAACTGTATGGACTACGCTGGACTTCATCGGACATCATCGTATTTCACCAGACTTTATCAGACTTTATGGATTGTAATGGGCTTCATCGGACTACATCGGATTTTATCGGACTTAATTGGATTTCACCAGATTTTATGGTTTTCATGGACTACGCTTGAATTTTACCGGACTTTATCGGACTACGTCGGACTTTATCAATATTCGTCGGACTTCATTGGATTTTATCGGACTTCATGGGTTACgctggacttcatcggacttcgTCGAAATTCATTGGATTTCACCGGATTTTATCAGATTTAATTGGATTTCACCAGATTTTATGAATTTCATGAACTACGTTGGATTCATCAAATTTCACCGGACTGTATGGACTACGTTGGACTTCATCGAACATCCTTGTATTTTACTGGATTTTATCAGATTTCATGGACTTCATGGCTTGTTATGGGCTTTATCGGATTACATCGGATTTTATCGGACTTAATTGGATTTCACCAGATTTTATGGTTTTCATGGACTACGCTTGAATTTCaccggacttcatcggactacgtcGGACTTTATCAGTATTCGAAATTTATTCATCGGACTTTATGT contains these protein-coding regions:
- the LOC105203752 gene encoding peroxidase isoform X4; the encoded protein is MHNGFAITRTRSAIIGLLLLLVTAHSNGLQYQPFDSYANGEECALILDSRGRTNVYDYTYNLLRGSFPTGGTQTCITYDAVNHAYIEARKRINVATPKSEIWRPEDLATIGELLLDITTNLAQTYGLSYEEIQRSLPLIDTSKTLIQEVCPAFLSNVECRPGKYRRYDGLCTNLENPTWGATLSPFARLMSPQFADGLSAPRISVTGRDLPLSRVVSRTMHPDEGYHDHAGTVMVIAWGQFMDHDYTLTATPLDPLNRNDPEECCGRPPHLKNPYCNEIFIPEDDYFYRLFNVQCMDFVRAFPAVRPGCRLGSRVPFNLLTGVLDGNTVYGITEAFARKLRTGYGGLLRMNPVFAEYGLKDLLPLKLDIPDEGCTRPNRSMYCFEAGEIRVNEQLVLTCMHTLLAREHNRLAKALAIVNPHWDDEILFQEARRIVIAEIQHITYNEFLPILLGKDVMEKFGLLLEKERYWDGYDPNINPGVIDAFAAAAFRFGHSLLPTAVERWSKAHKFIASKRLSDLIRRPYDLYRAGVFDEYFMGLMNQVAQAMDDSITQEVTNHLFKKVGAKFGLDLVSFNMQRGREFGIPSYMEFRKYCGLPVANTFEELFGSMPNETVRRYSTIFEHPSDVDLWSGGVSERPLPGSMLGPTFACLIATQFSHSRRGDRFWYELPNQPSSFTLEQLNEIRKSKLARLICDNTDLIDTIQIYPMVLPDHEINPRVPCRSGILPGIDLSKWAEFPATGHAAQYI
- the LOC105203752 gene encoding peroxidase isoform X3, whose product is MHNGFAITRTRSAIIGLLLLLVTAHSNGLQYQPFDSYANGEECALILDSRGRTNVYDYTYNLLRGSFPTGGTQTCITYDAVNHAYIEARKRINVATPKSEIWRPEDLATIGELLLDITTNLAQTYGLSYEEIQRSLPLIDTSKTLIQEVCPAFLSNVECRPGKYRRYDGLCTNLENPTWGATLSPFARLMSPQFADGLSAPRISVTGRDLPLSRVVSRTMHPDEGYHDHAGTVMVIAWGQFMDHDYTLTATPLDPLNRNDPEECCGRPPHLKNPYCNEIFIPEDDYFYRLFNVQCMDFVRAFPAVRPGCRLGSRVPFNLLTGVLDGNTVYGITEAFARKLRTGYGGLLRMNPVFAEYGLKDLLPLKLDIPDEGCTRPNRSMYCFEAGEIRVNEQLVLTCMHTLLAREHNRLAKALAIVNPHWDDEILFQEARRIVIAEIQHITYNEFLPILLGKDVMEKFGLLLEKERYWDGYDPNINPGVIDAFAAAAFRFGHSLLPTAVERWSKAHKFIASKRLSDLIRRPYDLYRAGVFDEYFMGLMNQVAQAMDDSITQEVTNHLFKKVGAKFGLDLVSFNMQRGREFGIPSYMEFRKYCGLPVANTFEELFGSMPNETVRRYSTIFEHPSDVDLWSGGVSERPLPGSMLGPTFACLIATQFSHSRRGDRFWYELPNQPSSFTLEQLNEIRKSKLARLICDNTDLIDTIQIYPMVLPDHEINPRVPCRSGILPGIDLSKWAEFPATGHAAQYRWVEERPVKPAMVQEHDRQQAYRIFFENINGIASYLGFTRK